A region of Vigna radiata var. radiata cultivar VC1973A chromosome 6, Vradiata_ver6, whole genome shotgun sequence DNA encodes the following proteins:
- the LOC106763445 gene encoding uncharacterized protein LOC106763445 gives MEESWCAAYWEEKXTSDWLSGRQXYIVHPTVESESTAEYFVHTASTTSAPDSDSDYVVFRTENTMAQPPPHERTFWEMAAPDFSYESLCECPHKHLKYFHYVCSSMRPQDVLEDQVFLRTFPYSLEDAAREWMYCLVPRVITSWDDMMRLFLAKFFPASRTTAIRKNITGIRQLGLNSLDRSMINGANGGALGATTPTEARELIEKMASNSQKLEGKTDCLVSLVSQLATNQRPTSPSTSVARHYGICLSSEHYIDDYPTLQQPTGHDASPAFAANIQTNRQPQQPSYDLSNNRYNLGLRNHPNFRWNNNGQQQQPQQQPPFFQHAAGPNKQYVPPHVQRYQRQQQQEIPTQPAPQPSSELTLEDLSGKQIVVPTEPTRTSTPTPATCHRKEDQTGQSRTFEVGGPSSSPNGSSSPGGPSSSSTTTTSVPPPLPERPIPLPFPPRAVRSKKMEEVDKEILETFRKVEVNIPLLDAIKQIPRMQNS, from the exons ATGGAAGAGAGTTGGTGTGCGGCTTATTGGGAAGAGAAACANACTTCTGATTGGCTTTCTGGAAGGCAACNAT atattgTGCATCCTACTGTTGAATCTGAATCCACTGCTGAATactttgtgcatactgcatctacGACATCTGCacctgattctgattctgattatGTTGTTTTTCGCACTGAGAACactatggcacaacctccacctcacGAGAGGACTTTTTgggagatggctgcacctgatttcAGTTATGAAAGCTTGT gtgagtGTCCGCATAAGCATCTGAAATATTTCCACTATGTGTGTTCATCCATGAGGCCTCAAGATGTTCTTGAGGATCAAGTCTTCTTAAGGACATTTCCTTATTCACTAGAGGATGCAGCAAGGGAGTGGATGTACTGCTTAGTGCCTAGAGTCATCACCAGTTGGGACGATATGATGAGGTTGTTCTTAGCAAAGTTTTTCCCAGCGTCCCGAACTACAGCTATCAGAAAAAacatcactgggattaggcagcttg GTCTCAATAGCTTGGATAGGAGTATGATTAATGGCGCCAATGGTGGAGCACTTGGAGCTACGACTCCTACTGAAGCCAGGGAATtaattgagaagatggcttccaactcaCA GAAATTGGAAGGCAAGACTGACTGCCTTGTGAGTTTAGTGTCACAGCTGGCTACGAATCAGAGACCAACATCTCCATctacatctgttgcacgacatTATGGTATATGTCTCTCCAGTGAGCACTATATAGATGATTACCCCACTTTGCAGCAACCTACTGGCCATGATGCATCTCCAGCCTTTGCTGCGAACATACAAaccaacaggcagccacaacaacCAAGTTATGACTTGTCCAACAATAGGTATAACCTAGGGTTGAGGAATCACCCAAATTTTAGATGGAACAATAAtggacaacaacaacaaccacaacaGCAACCACCATTTTTCCAGCATGCTGCAGGTCCTAACAAACAATATGTGCCTCCACATGTCCAGAGATATCAAAGGCAACAGCAGCAAGAGATTCCAACCCAGCCAGCTCCTCAACCTTCTTCTGAGCTTACATTGGAGGACTT ATCTGGGAAGCAAATTGTTGTGCCCACAGAGCCAACTCGCACTTCTACACCCACACCTGCTACTTGTCACAGAAAAGAGGACCAGACTGGTCAGAGCAGGacatttgaggtgggtggacCTTCTTCCTCTCCCAATGGTTCTTCTTCTCCAGGtggaccttcttcttcttccaccaccaccaccagtgTGCCTCCTCCGTTGCCTGAGCGACCTATACCTCTTCCCTTCCCTCCAAGGGCAGTTCGTagcaaaaagatggaagaggtggaCAAGGAGATattggagaccttcaggaaggtagaggtgaacatacctctacttgatGCAATCAAACAGATTCCTAGGATGCAAAATTCTTGA